The Seleniivibrio woodruffii genome window below encodes:
- the gabT gene encoding 4-aminobutyrate--2-oxoglutarate transaminase translates to MLKGDELAQISAPQSEKTKELLLKKEAYVASGISASVPIFIKQAKGAVIEDIDGNRYIDFYAGIGVTTAGHCPEPVVDAIKEQAENLLHSCFMVSMYDSYVELSKKLTEIAPGSFDKKAMLVNSGAEAVENAVKIARAYTGRQGIVCFESGFHGRTLLTMSLTSKVKPYKYGFGPYAPEIYKVPFPNLYRGQLHVGKEDAVKAYLDYFERFFAAEVDPSHIAAIIIEPVQGEGGFNVTPKEYMKGLRELCDKHGILLIADEVQTGFCRTGRMFAMEHYDVSADLITMAKSIASGMPLSAVVGRKEVMDSVGAGRIGGTYGGNPVACRAALATIKYMEDNKLADKSADLGEKIVARVGKLQADFPVIGDIRNLGSMIGIEFIKDTATKEPDKYSVTAIIEECRKEGLLLIGAGIFGNVIRMLPPVVLTDAQFEQAMGIFESAVRKVLSK, encoded by the coding sequence ATGCTGAAAGGCGATGAACTGGCGCAGATATCTGCACCTCAAAGTGAAAAGACTAAAGAACTGCTTCTGAAAAAGGAAGCGTATGTTGCATCGGGAATTTCCGCATCGGTGCCGATCTTCATCAAACAGGCCAAGGGTGCTGTCATTGAAGACATCGACGGCAACCGCTACATAGATTTTTATGCAGGGATCGGTGTCACCACAGCGGGGCACTGCCCGGAACCCGTTGTTGACGCCATAAAGGAGCAGGCTGAAAATCTGCTCCACTCATGTTTCATGGTTTCCATGTACGATTCATACGTTGAGCTTTCCAAAAAGCTTACCGAAATAGCTCCCGGCAGCTTCGACAAGAAAGCGATGCTGGTTAACAGCGGCGCAGAGGCTGTTGAGAACGCAGTGAAAATAGCCAGAGCCTACACAGGCAGACAGGGCATCGTGTGCTTCGAATCAGGTTTCCACGGCCGTACTCTGCTGACAATGTCTCTCACGAGCAAGGTTAAACCCTACAAATACGGTTTCGGCCCCTACGCTCCCGAAATATACAAAGTTCCCTTCCCCAACCTCTACAGAGGCCAGCTCCACGTCGGCAAAGAGGACGCTGTCAAAGCTTATCTTGACTATTTCGAAAGATTTTTCGCCGCAGAGGTCGATCCCTCTCACATAGCGGCCATCATCATTGAACCTGTTCAGGGCGAGGGCGGCTTCAACGTTACTCCCAAAGAATACATGAAAGGCCTCAGAGAGCTTTGCGACAAACACGGCATCCTGCTTATTGCCGACGAAGTGCAGACTGGTTTCTGCCGTACGGGCAGGATGTTTGCAATGGAGCACTACGATGTGTCCGCTGACCTGATCACAATGGCGAAGTCAATCGCATCGGGTATGCCCCTTTCCGCAGTCGTCGGCCGCAAAGAGGTTATGGATTCTGTGGGCGCAGGACGTATCGGAGGAACCTACGGCGGTAACCCCGTTGCATGCAGGGCTGCACTGGCCACCATCAAATACATGGAAGATAATAAGCTGGCTGACAAATCCGCCGATCTCGGCGAAAAGATCGTAGCAAGAGTCGGAAAACTTCAGGCCGACTTCCCTGTTATCGGCGACATCCGCAATCTGGGCAGCATGATAGGCATCGAGTTCATCAAAGACACAGCAACAAAGGAACCCGACAAATACAGTGTAACCGCAATCATCGAAGAGTGCCGCAAAGAGGGTCTGCTTCTTATCGGAGCAGGCATATTCGGCAACGTTATCCGTATGCTCCCTCCTGTGGTGCTGACGGATGCACAGTTTGAGCAGGCTATGGGCATTTTCGAGAGCGCAGTGCGCAAGGTCCTCAGCAAGTAA
- a CDS encoding ABC transporter substrate-binding protein encodes MNLKKFIVPAIVLAMGTASFSAYAAEKVVKIGNILPLSGPSASVGIQGKQAREMAVDEINKAGGIKALGGAKLKLLFADSKGDPTTGVTETERFINTEKVSILTGAWNSSVTYPATQVAERYGIPFVVEVSVRDTITERGFKNVFRIAAKDSWWTRDQFRFLADMQKEFKTPIKKVAFVYENGDWGTGFAEKWRGLAKAAGYQVVLDEPYPSTASDLTPVVLKLKRSNPDVVFMTSNAADAILLTKTMTDLKVNVKAIVTSGGGHADPSYLEAVGKNAEYLFDIVEWETDLNRPGLKETNDKFKKLYGYNLTGEAVDAYAAMYLIKDVLERAKSTDPNALRAALAATNLKGGKTGLLAYDSIQFDQTGQNKNASLVVVQVRTGKDGKMDRISVWPKNVRRAGYKVVFPQPGK; translated from the coding sequence ATGAATCTGAAGAAATTCATAGTTCCTGCCATAGTTCTGGCAATGGGAACAGCATCTTTTTCCGCTTACGCTGCAGAAAAAGTTGTAAAAATCGGTAACATACTTCCCCTGTCCGGTCCCTCTGCCTCTGTGGGCATTCAGGGCAAACAGGCAAGAGAAATGGCTGTTGACGAGATCAACAAAGCCGGCGGTATCAAGGCTCTGGGCGGCGCAAAGCTGAAGCTTCTTTTTGCTGACAGCAAAGGCGACCCCACAACAGGTGTTACAGAGACAGAACGTTTCATCAACACAGAGAAAGTAAGCATCCTTACCGGTGCTTGGAACTCATCCGTAACATATCCCGCAACTCAGGTTGCAGAGAGATACGGCATTCCTTTCGTTGTTGAAGTTTCCGTTCGCGACACCATAACAGAGAGAGGATTCAAAAACGTATTCCGTATCGCTGCGAAAGATTCATGGTGGACACGTGACCAGTTCCGTTTCCTCGCCGACATGCAGAAAGAGTTTAAAACCCCCATCAAAAAAGTTGCTTTCGTTTATGAAAACGGCGACTGGGGAACAGGTTTTGCAGAAAAATGGCGCGGACTTGCAAAAGCTGCCGGCTATCAGGTAGTTCTTGACGAACCCTATCCCAGCACAGCAAGCGACCTGACTCCCGTTGTGCTGAAACTTAAAAGATCCAACCCCGACGTGGTCTTCATGACCTCCAATGCGGCGGATGCTATCCTCCTTACAAAAACAATGACAGACCTTAAGGTCAACGTTAAAGCCATCGTAACATCAGGCGGCGGCCACGCAGATCCTTCATATCTTGAAGCTGTCGGCAAAAACGCTGAATACCTGTTCGATATCGTTGAGTGGGAAACAGACCTTAACAGACCCGGCCTTAAAGAGACCAACGACAAGTTCAAAAAACTCTACGGCTACAACCTGACAGGTGAAGCGGTTGATGCTTATGCAGCTATGTATCTTATCAAGGATGTTCTTGAAAGAGCAAAATCAACAGACCCCAACGCTCTGCGTGCGGCTCTGGCTGCAACAAACCTGAAAGGCGGCAAAACAGGTCTGCTGGCTTATGACAGCATCCAGTTCGACCAGACGGGACAGAACAAGAACGCAAGCCTTGTTGTTGTTCAGGTCAGAACCGGCAAAGACGGCAAAATGGACAGAATCTCCGTTTGGCCCAAGAACGTCAGAAGAGCCGGATACAAAGTGGTATTTCCCCAGCCTGGTAAATAA
- a CDS encoding branched-chain amino acid ABC transporter permease translates to MIGYIESVINGILMGSIYGLTAVGLTLIFGVMKVVNFAHGSILMVGMFAAYWFIKLTGFNPYLALFVVVPMLYFFGYYMQKIVIKPIFEAEKHVREPITVIIVTTGIWYVLDNLALLVFGAEFRVAETSVTGKMVEIAEMYFPLAKLIGLGLTLLLGAYLYWFLKHSRMGKAVRATSLDREAATLMGIKQSRIYNVVFGMGCACCGVAACVLVPFYYVYPTVGVPFDIKAFVIVVLGGLGSIPGAILGGIIIGIIETVGAQFMAATWTEMLIYAFFLVVLFVKPSGLFGLKQDY, encoded by the coding sequence ATGATCGGCTATATAGAATCCGTCATCAACGGCATACTCATGGGCTCGATATACGGGCTCACTGCGGTGGGGCTTACCCTGATCTTCGGGGTGATGAAGGTGGTAAACTTTGCTCACGGCTCAATCCTCATGGTGGGGATGTTTGCTGCATACTGGTTTATTAAGCTGACAGGGTTCAACCCCTATCTGGCGCTTTTCGTTGTGGTTCCTATGCTCTATTTCTTCGGTTATTATATGCAGAAAATAGTCATCAAACCCATCTTTGAGGCTGAGAAGCATGTCAGAGAGCCTATCACTGTCATCATTGTAACAACGGGTATCTGGTATGTTCTGGATAACCTCGCACTGCTGGTTTTCGGTGCCGAGTTCCGTGTGGCTGAAACTTCCGTAACGGGAAAGATGGTTGAGATCGCAGAGATGTATTTCCCTCTGGCAAAGCTGATCGGGCTGGGGCTGACACTGCTTCTGGGTGCATATCTCTACTGGTTCCTCAAACACTCCAGAATGGGCAAGGCGGTCAGAGCCACCAGTCTGGACAGAGAGGCGGCAACCCTTATGGGCATCAAGCAGAGCCGGATTTACAACGTGGTATTCGGAATGGGATGCGCCTGCTGCGGTGTTGCGGCATGTGTTCTTGTTCCCTTCTATTATGTTTACCCTACAGTCGGTGTGCCTTTTGACATCAAAGCGTTCGTTATCGTGGTTCTCGGGGGACTGGGAAGTATCCCCGGAGCGATTCTGGGCGGAATAATCATCGGAATCATCGAGACAGTGGGTGCGCAGTTCATGGCGGCCACCTGGACGGAAATGCTTATCTACGCATTCTTCCTCGTGGTTCTGTTTGTTAAACCATCGGGTCTTTTCGGCCTCAAACAGGACTATTAA